The Akkermansia muciniphila genome contains a region encoding:
- a CDS encoding glycosyltransferase, protein MLQPLVSIIIPVFKVEEHLRQCLDSVLSQTVEEWECICIDDGSPDGSGAILDEYGARDARFRIIHKRNEGVSAARNLGMELASAPWLTFVDSDDWMEPDALECLLASMKESRADMAVCSIFIHQSNREDAYTEIPHRPLGNLPECPVTNEAFSGSSLVDVSVWAKLFKTETIRRNGIHFIPDLKVSEDMEFSTRLLCHSNRISIIPRPLYHYRAGHESSIMNNLMNGRMSTADFINSLRAIYHLYQCVPRDLPGKERRERVTGTLRRALAGKNFYGQVLRRLAREDRASILGSTSFPYSSYLRKGKKMTSLRLMFRHWRMQAGIGTRLQSLLHGIRNPFQS, encoded by the coding sequence ATGCTCCAGCCCCTCGTCAGCATCATCATTCCCGTCTTCAAGGTGGAGGAGCACCTGCGCCAATGCCTGGATTCCGTCCTCAGCCAGACGGTGGAAGAATGGGAGTGCATCTGCATTGACGACGGCTCCCCGGACGGAAGCGGCGCCATTCTGGATGAATACGGCGCCAGGGACGCGCGGTTCCGCATCATCCACAAGCGGAATGAAGGCGTATCCGCCGCACGCAACCTGGGCATGGAACTGGCCTCCGCGCCCTGGCTGACGTTCGTGGATTCCGACGACTGGATGGAACCTGACGCGCTGGAATGCCTGCTGGCCTCCATGAAGGAAAGCCGCGCGGACATGGCGGTGTGCTCCATCTTCATTCACCAGTCAAACCGGGAAGACGCCTATACGGAAATTCCCCACCGCCCTCTTGGAAATCTTCCGGAATGCCCGGTTACCAATGAGGCCTTTTCCGGCTCCTCCCTGGTGGACGTATCCGTTTGGGCCAAGCTCTTCAAAACGGAAACCATCAGACGTAACGGGATTCATTTCATCCCGGACCTCAAGGTTTCAGAAGACATGGAATTCTCCACCCGGCTGCTCTGCCACAGCAACCGCATCTCCATCATTCCGCGCCCCCTGTACCATTACCGGGCGGGCCATGAAAGCAGCATCATGAACAATCTCATGAACGGAAGGATGAGCACGGCGGATTTCATCAACTCCCTCAGGGCCATTTACCACCTGTACCAGTGCGTTCCCCGGGACCTGCCCGGGAAGGAACGCCGGGAACGCGTCACGGGCACGCTGCGCAGGGCCCTGGCGGGGAAGAACTTTTACGGGCAGGTGCTCCGGCGGCTTGCGCGGGAAGACCGCGCGTCCATCCTGGGCAGCACGTCCTTTCCTTATTCAAGCTATCTGCGGAAGGGGAAAAAAATGACGTCCCTGCGCCTGATGTTCCGGCATTGGAGAATGCAGGCGGGCATCGGAACGCGGCTCCAGTCCCTGCTGCACGGAATCAGAAACCCCTTCCAAAGCTGA
- a CDS encoding glycosyltransferase, with product MTLDAHPPLFSIIIPVYRNEKQLAACLDSIRSQTLEDWECICINGGSTDGRADILDGYSLRDKLPSGVPLAANNNVPACRGRIYKKEFPVKNKIKFPERFKFAEDLYLTAQYFCICTSATVISKPFYQYSTNGDTGATSGFFNRRKPPEDFRTALQPVLDLSKCLNGRSPYSRNYFLRNRSLLALFTLSYSDYKLISDRIKTLYPEHEKIRNTCKPASDTLLFS from the coding sequence ATGACCCTGGACGCACACCCCCCCCTGTTCAGCATCATTATCCCGGTGTACCGGAATGAAAAGCAGCTTGCGGCCTGCCTGGATTCCATCCGGAGCCAGACCCTGGAGGATTGGGAGTGCATCTGCATTAATGGCGGCTCTACGGACGGGAGAGCGGATATTCTGGACGGCTATTCCTTGCGGGACAAGCTCCCTTCAGGCGTTCCACTTGCGGCAAACAATAATGTTCCGGCCTGCCGGGGCAGGATATATAAAAAAGAATTTCCGGTAAAAAATAAGATAAAATTCCCGGAAAGATTCAAATTTGCGGAAGATCTTTATCTTACGGCTCAATATTTCTGCATTTGCACCTCCGCAACCGTCATCAGCAAGCCTTTTTATCAATATTCCACCAACGGGGACACCGGAGCTACAAGCGGCTTCTTCAACCGGAGGAAACCTCCGGAGGATTTCCGCACCGCCCTTCAACCCGTCCTGGATTTGAGCAAATGCCTGAACGGGCGTTCCCCGTACAGCAGGAACTACTTTCTCCGGAACAGAAGCCTGCTCGCCCTGTTCACGCTCTCCTATTCAGACTATAAACTCATTTCAGACAGAATAAAAACCCTCTATCCGGAGCATGAAAAAATACGCAACACTTGCAAACCTGCCTCTGATACTTTACTTTTTTCTTAA
- a CDS encoding glycosyltransferase has product MPAICLSIIIPVYNAEAFLKRCLDSILSQNIDNIEIICINDGSTDNSREVLDQYQVAYGPVITVINQPNKGVSAARNAGIDKATGQYIMFVDADDYLLPDTLKTGLSEAQEFDSDLTIFSTQHSTRNGKLHTNVTAKKQYNSPLACFKVLLDLDDLTFGSLWSKVYKKEIIKQHNLRLDPQLRLHEDACFNYCYLKKCTCVQTLPLVLYCYDISFSNTTCKFYGDVFFSCEKIYLDAIKDVCNFYEKQYCSENFTTILLERKLQVFSYNIVFQIYNLFRSRENKKYYHLTRLSQFANEQFPNWSYNLESGIPKIVGILSRHHLFILYLFLSLVFFVERNKKQKKIKKNYFL; this is encoded by the coding sequence ATGCCTGCCATCTGTTTATCTATCATCATTCCTGTTTATAATGCGGAAGCTTTCTTAAAGCGGTGCCTTGACAGCATCTTATCACAAAATATTGATAACATTGAAATTATATGTATCAATGATGGCTCTACTGACAATAGTAGGGAGGTCCTGGATCAATATCAAGTTGCATACGGCCCGGTTATAACTGTAATCAATCAGCCAAATAAAGGAGTTAGTGCCGCGAGGAATGCAGGGATAGATAAGGCAACAGGCCAATATATTATGTTTGTAGATGCTGATGACTATTTACTTCCGGACACATTAAAAACCGGGTTATCTGAAGCACAGGAATTTGATTCTGATTTGACGATATTTAGCACGCAGCATTCCACAAGAAATGGAAAATTGCATACAAATGTGACAGCAAAGAAACAATATAATTCGCCGCTGGCATGTTTTAAAGTCCTTCTTGATTTAGATGATCTGACTTTTGGCTCTCTATGGTCTAAAGTATACAAAAAGGAGATTATCAAACAACATAACCTGAGGCTTGATCCCCAGTTAAGGTTGCATGAAGATGCATGTTTCAACTATTGTTATTTAAAAAAATGTACATGCGTACAAACACTGCCATTAGTCCTCTATTGCTATGATATAAGTTTTTCAAATACCACTTGCAAATTTTATGGAGATGTATTTTTTAGCTGTGAAAAAATATATCTTGATGCTATAAAGGATGTCTGTAATTTTTATGAAAAACAGTATTGCAGCGAAAATTTTACAACTATTCTTCTAGAAAGAAAATTGCAAGTTTTCTCATATAATATCGTATTTCAGATCTATAACCTGTTCCGTTCAAGGGAAAATAAAAAGTATTATCATCTGACACGCCTGTCTCAATTTGCAAATGAACAATTTCCAAATTGGAGTTACAATCTTGAATCCGGAATACCAAAAATTGTTGGCATTCTTTCCCGTCATCATCTATTTATATTATACTTATTCCTATCACTCGTCTTCTTTGTAGAAAGAAATAAGAAACAAAAGAAAATAAAAAAGAATTATTTTCTTTAG
- a CDS encoding Coenzyme F420 hydrogenase/dehydrogenase, beta subunit C-terminal domain: protein MISPPVPPSTVPDGGDSSIKAYAARCRDERLKSNSASGGIFPVLAEQVLKEGGVVFGARWDEDFMAVRHDFITDMKDLHLLQGSKYIQSSMGNAFLLVQDFLKQGRKVLFSGTPCQISGLRKVIRKHSDRLITVDVACHSVPSPKVWQAFFRDLMSRNKISGATGVFMRKRTFDPQRGWRCDSFLVESGHSGKPAFQDSIYQTSYGLGFLEGLFSRPSCERCPAKNMASGSDITLGDFWGVENYFPDLSMQEGLSIIICKSPKAHALLDLVRDAFSILRSAEYEQAAIHNEGLRFDPRKNPGRDSFFRRLVKCRSDRAAVRLMDSYFKPTLFTKVKTKLKSILKRIILMSSFQNLIH from the coding sequence ATGATCTCCCCTCCCGTCCCGCCATCTACCGTGCCGGATGGAGGGGACTCCTCCATCAAGGCCTATGCGGCGCGGTGCAGAGATGAACGGCTCAAAAGCAACAGCGCCTCGGGAGGTATCTTCCCTGTTCTGGCTGAACAGGTGCTGAAGGAAGGCGGCGTTGTCTTCGGCGCCAGGTGGGATGAGGATTTCATGGCCGTGCGCCATGATTTCATCACAGACATGAAAGATTTGCACCTCCTTCAGGGCAGCAAGTATATTCAATCCTCCATGGGAAATGCGTTTCTCCTGGTCCAGGACTTTCTGAAACAAGGCCGTAAGGTCTTATTTTCCGGAACTCCATGCCAGATTTCGGGTTTAAGAAAGGTCATCCGGAAGCATTCCGATCGGCTGATCACCGTAGATGTTGCCTGCCACAGCGTGCCTTCCCCCAAAGTCTGGCAGGCCTTTTTCCGCGACCTGATGTCCAGAAACAAGATTTCCGGGGCAACAGGTGTTTTCATGAGAAAAAGGACCTTTGATCCACAGCGCGGCTGGAGATGTGATTCCTTTCTGGTGGAATCAGGCCATTCCGGCAAACCTGCATTCCAGGATTCCATTTACCAGACTTCCTACGGACTCGGTTTTCTGGAAGGACTCTTTTCCCGCCCATCATGTGAACGATGCCCCGCCAAAAACATGGCAAGCGGCAGTGACATCACCTTGGGTGACTTCTGGGGGGTGGAAAATTATTTTCCGGACTTGTCCATGCAGGAAGGCCTTTCCATCATAATCTGTAAATCGCCGAAAGCTCATGCATTGCTGGACTTGGTACGTGATGCCTTTTCCATTTTACGGTCCGCGGAATATGAACAGGCCGCAATTCATAACGAAGGCTTGCGTTTTGACCCCAGAAAAAATCCCGGTCGGGACTCTTTTTTCCGGCGATTGGTTAAATGTCGGTCTGACCGGGCCGCAGTCAGGCTCATGGACTCCTATTTCAAGCCCACTCTTTTCACAAAAGTGAAAACAAAGCTGAAATCCATCTTGAAACGCATCATTTTAATGAGCTCCTTCCAGAACCTTATTCACTAA
- a CDS encoding acyltransferase family protein translates to MEIPKKRVVWIDVSRVLAALLIMHVHLSSPLLKTTGIHLFYNGRVPFFLVLAGYFLARNITWNKAFDRALWLFIPYILWNVLYLLLLSLHGGSSFQFADLLGIRDVFLPGMDLFPFGSEPHRVPPIGPSWFLRDIIILTLLTPLLARIKILLLPVLLLFFSFCNMAPDPLVTLSVGACAFYLLGVVLSSRRIDDIHLVLNKKFGIVFCVSILASSAMILLHSAGILSLWTETVAGMLLGVMLIMYAGIWMEKRLPGVAARIALLAPACFLTFMLHMPIYEWLPSSMKFGAFALFTPLMAFTAIVLFYFALKRFAPFLLPYLAHVKRPSGKSAS, encoded by the coding sequence ATGGAAATACCGAAAAAGCGCGTCGTATGGATTGACGTGTCAAGAGTGCTTGCAGCGCTCCTGATCATGCACGTCCACTTGTCCTCCCCCTTGCTCAAAACAACGGGAATCCACCTCTTCTACAATGGCCGTGTTCCCTTCTTCCTGGTACTGGCCGGCTATTTCCTGGCCAGGAACATCACCTGGAACAAGGCCTTTGACCGGGCTTTATGGCTGTTCATCCCGTACATCCTCTGGAACGTGCTGTACCTGCTCCTTCTCTCCCTCCACGGCGGCAGTTCCTTCCAGTTTGCGGACCTGCTCGGCATCCGGGATGTCTTCCTGCCGGGCATGGACCTCTTCCCCTTCGGGAGCGAGCCTCATCGTGTTCCCCCCATCGGTCCCTCCTGGTTCCTGCGGGACATCATCATCCTCACTCTGCTGACGCCGCTCCTGGCCCGCATCAAAATACTGCTGCTGCCCGTGCTGCTGCTCTTTTTCTCCTTCTGCAACATGGCTCCCGATCCCCTGGTGACGCTCTCCGTGGGAGCCTGCGCCTTCTACCTGCTGGGCGTCGTGCTCAGCTCCCGCCGGATTGACGACATCCATCTGGTGCTGAATAAAAAATTCGGCATCGTCTTCTGCGTAAGCATTCTCGCTTCCTCCGCGATGATTCTGCTGCACTCCGCCGGAATCCTCTCCCTGTGGACGGAAACGGTCGCGGGCATGCTGCTGGGAGTCATGCTGATTATGTACGCAGGCATCTGGATGGAAAAGCGCCTGCCCGGCGTGGCCGCCAGAATAGCCCTGCTGGCTCCCGCCTGCTTCCTGACGTTCATGCTGCACATGCCCATTTACGAATGGCTGCCTTCTTCCATGAAATTCGGCGCGTTCGCCCTGTTCACGCCGCTGATGGCATTCACGGCCATTGTCCTGTTCTATTTTGCCCTGAAACGCTTTGCCCCGTTCCTGCTGCCGTATCTGGCCCATGTTAAACGGCCGTCAGGGAAATCAGCGTCTTAA
- a CDS encoding polysaccharide pyruvyl transferase family protein: MKIGIITIHYSFITRNYGSLLQLYAIQRVLDRMSIQSALIKQLPALSPVPAPPSARQKLAYYLHHPLHFLARCARFLAPRRKTSLKTLPFGAFLEKEIRSLPPVFRPGELHAEKLGFDLYLAGSDQIWTSCEPEKLLDFAPPGKRIAYAASAAWGEQAPEWFMHAQREFPRFAAISVREKNGVDICRKAGAEKVDVVLDPTLLLDRREYGRLLEGRSPYLVAPCVLGYFLNIEDLSQLPWKQVKAVSRRMHAPLHVIPLQGAEHCIPEKYAITPDPYQFLQAFQEASCVITNSFHGTVFAIIMQKPFLTILQNGHTATQNARVLSLLEALGLEDRIYRPEQGSMNAQLERPVNWEATERNLEALRRHSMDFLGNAIQQCTPCPRHD; this comes from the coding sequence ATGAAGATAGGCATCATCACCATCCATTACTCCTTCATCACGCGCAATTACGGCTCCCTGCTGCAATTGTACGCCATACAGCGCGTGCTGGACCGCATGTCCATTCAATCCGCGCTGATCAAGCAACTGCCGGCTTTGTCCCCCGTCCCCGCTCCACCCTCCGCCCGGCAGAAGCTGGCCTATTATCTTCACCATCCCCTCCATTTTCTTGCACGCTGCGCGCGTTTTCTTGCTCCCCGGAGAAAAACATCCCTGAAAACGCTGCCGTTCGGCGCCTTTCTGGAGAAGGAAATCCGCAGTCTCCCCCCGGTCTTCCGTCCGGGAGAGCTTCACGCGGAAAAATTGGGCTTTGACCTGTACCTGGCGGGAAGCGACCAGATATGGACTTCCTGCGAACCGGAAAAACTCCTGGACTTCGCCCCACCCGGAAAACGCATTGCGTACGCCGCCAGCGCCGCTTGGGGAGAACAGGCGCCGGAATGGTTCATGCACGCGCAGAGGGAATTCCCCAGGTTTGCCGCCATTTCCGTGCGTGAAAAAAACGGAGTGGACATCTGCCGGAAAGCCGGGGCGGAAAAGGTGGACGTGGTGCTGGACCCCACGCTGCTTCTGGACCGCCGGGAGTACGGCAGGCTGCTGGAAGGCCGTTCCCCCTACCTGGTCGCCCCCTGCGTGCTGGGTTACTTTCTCAACATTGAAGACCTTTCCCAATTGCCGTGGAAACAGGTAAAAGCCGTGAGCAGGAGGATGCACGCCCCTCTTCATGTGATTCCCCTCCAGGGGGCGGAACACTGCATTCCGGAAAAATACGCCATCACCCCGGACCCCTACCAATTTTTGCAGGCTTTTCAGGAAGCCTCCTGCGTCATCACCAATTCATTCCACGGGACGGTATTTGCCATCATCATGCAAAAGCCCTTCCTGACCATCCTCCAGAACGGACACACGGCCACCCAGAACGCCCGCGTCCTTTCCCTTCTGGAAGCCTTGGGCCTGGAGGACAGGATATACCGCCCGGAACAGGGCTCCATGAACGCGCAACTGGAGCGCCCCGTCAATTGGGAAGCCACGGAACGGAACCTGGAAGCCCTGCGCCGCCATTCCATGGACTTCCTGGGGAATGCCATTCAACAATGCACCCCCTGTCCCCGCCATGACTGA
- a CDS encoding acyltransferase family protein: MQAALDSSIPAPAAAPGRERIPQADYLKGILITLMVLFHLSRFSTYYLDVTRYVYVFHMSGFIILSGFFANTDKTPGQFLKTWLGILVPYLVFESLYYLALAHLPASIPASNRLEPAFTAFWKTLLLAPAGTYWYLYLLVVCLGVYYLVSRIPQLSPPARLAVTAAILAAVSWLNPAFQMIHVAYFLLGAFFRTTGLPILKCFFPTLWAAVPAAALCLLFPLPARDSMLGLCLCMLTLSFLVKTHDLAGEAVRRLFTYLGRNSLSIVIFSPAFTLLCKPLAPVLAFDSSRICFALLSVTLVLAACLGATRLCDALGWSRFLFFKKKMYSPLALSVEPSAPLTYPS; this comes from the coding sequence ATGCAAGCCGCCCTTGACAGTTCCATCCCCGCACCCGCCGCCGCGCCCGGCAGGGAGCGGATTCCGCAGGCGGACTACCTGAAGGGAATCCTGATTACCCTGATGGTTCTCTTCCACCTATCCCGGTTCTCCACATACTACCTGGACGTCACGCGGTACGTGTACGTCTTCCACATGTCCGGTTTCATCATCCTTTCCGGCTTCTTTGCCAATACGGACAAGACTCCGGGCCAGTTCCTGAAAACATGGCTGGGCATTCTGGTTCCGTACCTAGTCTTTGAATCGCTGTACTACCTGGCCCTGGCCCATCTGCCCGCCTCCATTCCCGCCAGCAACCGCCTGGAACCCGCGTTCACGGCCTTCTGGAAAACGCTGCTGCTGGCCCCGGCGGGAACGTACTGGTACCTCTATCTCCTGGTGGTGTGCCTGGGCGTTTATTATCTCGTCTCCCGCATTCCGCAGCTCTCCCCTCCGGCCCGGCTGGCCGTAACCGCCGCCATCCTGGCGGCGGTTTCCTGGCTTAACCCGGCGTTCCAGATGATTCACGTCGCTTACTTTCTCCTGGGGGCCTTCTTCCGGACGACCGGGCTTCCCATCCTGAAATGCTTCTTCCCCACCCTGTGGGCGGCTGTCCCCGCCGCCGCGCTCTGCCTCCTTTTCCCCCTCCCCGCCCGGGACAGCATGCTGGGGCTGTGCCTGTGCATGCTGACGCTCAGTTTTCTGGTAAAAACGCATGACCTCGCGGGAGAAGCCGTCCGGCGGCTGTTCACCTACCTGGGAAGGAATTCCCTGTCCATCGTAATCTTTTCCCCCGCCTTCACGCTCCTGTGCAAGCCGCTGGCCCCGGTGCTGGCCTTTGATTCCAGCAGAATTTGCTTTGCCCTCCTGTCCGTGACGCTGGTGCTGGCGGCCTGCCTGGGAGCCACCAGATTATGCGACGCCCTGGGCTGGAGCAGGTTCCTGTTCTTCAAAAAGAAGATGTACTCTCCCCTTGCCCTTTCCGTTGAACCGTCCGCCCCCCTGACTTACCCTTCATGA
- a CDS encoding glycosyltransferase family 2 protein produces the protein MNPFFSIIIPVYRSGPFLRDCLDSVRNQTMTDWECICINDGSPDGCSTILDEYARTDARFTIIHQENRGVSAARNAGLSRARGTWTAFIDGDDTVEPDMLACLHEAAFRTPEAALHCWGISKDFHAGSRLIRTETTLPSRDQYIPAEETGTFLRYLLTSLDMESSCNKLFRTELLEKNGLRFNASAVVFEDFQFVLDYLSACAPGISLVKRAFYHYRAHEEENGAAKRSRFNLVQDIDVLAAKFLAWTDTLALPQEDVPVVKGYILQKINVIFHALRQQPYAARKAVFRDFLSSGLAARKADLRLCGPYFHLVCRLLAARRYRMAHLLLKTRHL, from the coding sequence ATGAACCCCTTCTTTTCCATCATCATTCCCGTTTACCGTTCCGGCCCCTTTCTCCGGGACTGCCTGGATTCCGTCAGGAACCAGACCATGACGGACTGGGAATGCATCTGCATCAATGACGGCTCCCCGGACGGGTGCAGTACCATTCTGGACGAATATGCCCGCACGGACGCCCGCTTTACCATCATCCACCAGGAGAACCGGGGCGTGAGCGCCGCGCGCAATGCGGGCCTTTCCCGGGCTCGGGGAACCTGGACCGCCTTTATTGACGGGGACGACACCGTGGAGCCGGACATGCTGGCCTGCCTCCATGAAGCCGCCTTCCGGACGCCGGAAGCGGCGCTCCACTGCTGGGGCATCAGCAAGGATTTCCACGCGGGGAGCCGCCTCATCCGCACGGAAACCACGCTGCCCAGCCGGGACCAGTACATCCCGGCGGAGGAAACGGGAACTTTCCTGCGCTACCTGCTGACCAGCCTGGACATGGAATCCTCCTGCAACAAATTGTTCCGCACGGAGCTTCTGGAAAAAAACGGCCTCCGGTTCAATGCCTCCGCGGTGGTGTTTGAAGACTTCCAGTTTGTCCTGGACTACCTTTCCGCCTGCGCGCCGGGCATCAGCCTGGTGAAAAGGGCGTTCTACCACTACCGCGCCCATGAGGAGGAAAACGGAGCGGCCAAGCGCAGCCGCTTCAACCTTGTGCAGGACATCGACGTGCTGGCGGCCAAGTTCCTGGCGTGGACGGACACCCTAGCCCTCCCGCAGGAAGACGTTCCCGTCGTCAAAGGCTACATCCTGCAAAAAATCAACGTGATCTTCCACGCCCTCCGGCAGCAGCCCTATGCCGCCCGCAAAGCGGTGTTCCGGGACTTCCTCTCCAGCGGGCTGGCCGCGCGCAAGGCAGATCTGCGCCTGTGCGGCCCGTACTTTCACCTGGTCTGCCGCCTGCTGGCCGCGCGCAGGTACCGCATGGCCCATCTCCTGCTGAAAACAAGGCACCTTTAA
- a CDS encoding lipopolysaccharide biosynthesis protein: MTEENSNRRIARNTMLLYSRSLINLLIGLYTSRLTLDALGIADYGIYNVVGSLVALFGLFNGSLNTAISRFITYELGKNNHEKLNKVFSSSLSILFLFALVIFILGETVGLWAVNYHMVFPADRMTAVNWVYQLSLMTFLVSVLNVAYSATLAAHENFRIMASVDITLTVVKVVCVILLYYVPMDRLIYFAGYCFLLTLASSGFYIFYCKRHYPSCRYRLILDKPFLKEMGAFYSWNLFGSVAWLLKGSGINVVINLFFGVLINAAQAVASQVSTGVTALMGSFSSAVQPQIIKSYASGDYGHMWKLVFNGTRYSFFLLAVFIIPLCFNIDFILSLWLKEIPTYTNIFIILFLTNVLMESYSSYLITVMLATGKIAFYQVSVGTILLLNIPLSYLAFKWGYGPTSFLVVSILLTLAASGLRLFLLKKMFSLSITFFVRSVFIKTLSVVLLICALNSVLLFLFPDIPYGNIIILLLSCCISMAGIYFLGLTSTERRIVLQQARKYLHC; the protein is encoded by the coding sequence ATGACTGAAGAAAACAGCAACAGGCGCATTGCGCGCAATACCATGCTGCTCTATTCCCGCTCGCTGATCAATCTGCTCATCGGGCTGTACACCTCGCGCCTTACGCTTGACGCCCTGGGCATAGCGGATTATGGGATTTACAACGTGGTGGGCAGCCTGGTGGCCCTTTTCGGCCTGTTCAACGGAAGCCTGAATACGGCCATCAGCCGGTTCATCACCTATGAGCTGGGAAAGAACAACCATGAGAAGCTGAACAAGGTTTTTTCCTCCTCCCTGAGCATCCTGTTCCTCTTTGCCCTGGTCATTTTCATTCTGGGGGAAACGGTGGGGCTTTGGGCGGTCAATTACCACATGGTTTTTCCCGCGGACCGCATGACGGCCGTCAACTGGGTTTACCAGCTCTCCCTGATGACTTTCCTGGTCAGCGTGCTCAACGTAGCTTACTCCGCCACGCTGGCGGCCCATGAGAATTTCCGCATTATGGCGTCCGTGGACATCACGCTGACCGTGGTCAAGGTCGTCTGCGTGATCCTGCTGTACTACGTCCCCATGGATCGGCTGATTTACTTTGCCGGGTACTGTTTCCTGCTCACCCTGGCTTCAAGCGGCTTTTACATCTTTTACTGCAAGAGGCATTACCCGAGCTGCCGCTACCGCCTTATTCTGGACAAGCCCTTCCTTAAAGAAATGGGGGCGTTTTACTCCTGGAACCTGTTCGGTTCCGTGGCATGGTTGCTGAAAGGGTCCGGCATCAACGTCGTCATCAACCTCTTCTTCGGGGTTCTCATCAATGCGGCCCAGGCTGTGGCTTCCCAGGTATCCACGGGGGTGACGGCCCTGATGGGGAGCTTTTCCAGCGCCGTGCAGCCCCAAATCATCAAGAGCTATGCCTCCGGCGACTATGGGCACATGTGGAAACTCGTCTTCAACGGAACGCGCTACAGTTTCTTCCTGCTGGCCGTTTTCATCATCCCGCTATGCTTCAACATTGATTTCATCCTGTCCCTCTGGCTCAAGGAAATTCCCACGTACACCAATATCTTCATTATCCTTTTCCTGACGAACGTCCTGATGGAAAGCTACTCCTCCTATTTGATCACCGTGATGCTGGCTACGGGTAAAATTGCGTTTTACCAGGTCAGCGTAGGAACCATCCTCCTGCTCAATATTCCCTTGAGCTATCTGGCCTTCAAATGGGGATACGGCCCCACAAGCTTCCTGGTGGTATCCATCCTGCTGACGCTCGCGGCGTCCGGCCTTCGGCTTTTCCTGTTAAAGAAAATGTTCTCCCTCTCCATCACGTTCTTCGTCCGCTCCGTTTTTATTAAAACGCTTTCCGTCGTCCTTCTGATCTGCGCCTTGAATTCCGTTCTTCTCTTCCTCTTCCCTGATATTCCCTACGGCAACATCATCATACTTCTCCTGTCCTGCTGCATTTCCATGGCGGGCATTTACTTCCTGGGCCTGACCTCCACGGAACGCCGCATTGTCCTCCAGCAGGCAAGAAAATATCTTCATTGTTAA
- a CDS encoding glycosyltransferase family 2 protein yields MLDLSVIILAKNEELHIRRCLENILPAAKEVFVIDCFSTDNTAAICREYPRVQVIQHEWPGLYAPQFNWALDNCPIRTAWVLRLDADEWFMPEALKELKEKLPSLPEDVTGVIHKRRHIFLGRWMKHGVYPVKLLRLFRYGAARCEQRYMDEHMELCRGRAVEFEHDFVDENLNGLGWWAHKHVDYSARELADLEDILSAAAADSGINGQAERKRAMKERYARQPLFWRSFAYFCYRYFLKLGFLDGREGFLWHFMQGWWYRTLVDARQFEKQKKDSGKTAR; encoded by the coding sequence ATGCTCGACCTCTCCGTCATCATCCTTGCCAAGAATGAGGAACTTCACATCCGCCGCTGCCTGGAGAACATCCTCCCTGCGGCCAAAGAGGTTTTCGTCATCGACTGCTTTTCCACGGACAACACCGCCGCCATCTGCCGGGAATACCCCCGGGTGCAGGTTATCCAGCACGAATGGCCCGGCCTCTACGCCCCGCAGTTCAACTGGGCGCTGGACAACTGCCCCATCCGGACCGCCTGGGTTCTGCGCCTGGATGCGGACGAGTGGTTCATGCCGGAAGCCCTGAAGGAACTGAAGGAGAAACTCCCCTCCCTGCCGGAAGACGTCACCGGAGTCATCCACAAGCGCAGGCACATCTTCCTGGGCCGGTGGATGAAGCACGGCGTTTACCCCGTCAAGCTGCTGCGCCTGTTCCGGTATGGCGCGGCCAGATGCGAACAGCGCTATATGGACGAACACATGGAGCTCTGCCGCGGGCGCGCCGTGGAGTTCGAGCACGACTTCGTGGACGAGAACCTGAACGGCCTGGGCTGGTGGGCGCACAAGCACGTGGACTACTCCGCCCGGGAGCTGGCGGACCTGGAAGACATCCTCTCCGCCGCCGCCGCGGATTCCGGCATCAACGGGCAGGCGGAAAGGAAGCGCGCCATGAAGGAACGCTACGCCCGGCAGCCGCTCTTCTGGCGCTCCTTCGCCTACTTCTGCTACCGCTACTTCCTCAAACTGGGTTTTCTGGACGGCCGGGAAGGATTTTTGTGGCATTTCATGCAGGGATGGTGGTACAGGACCCTCGTGGACGCCCGGCAATTTGAGAAACAGAAAAAAGACTCCGGCAAGACGGCGCGCTGA